Part of the Cereibacter sphaeroides 2.4.1 genome, AGGCTTTGTCCGCGCTCTGGATCTTCTGCGCGAGACCTGCGGGCCCGACCGGCTCGTGACCTTCGCGCGCGCGGTCTCGACGCCCGAGCAGCATCTGCGCACCGTCACGCTGGGCGAGGCCACGCCCGAGATGGCCGACATGCGGACCGTGGTGATCGTCGGCAATTCCGCCACGCGCCGGGTGGGCCGCTGGGTCTATACGCCGAGGTCGGCCGGATGAGCGAGCCAGCCCAGCACCGCCTCGGGGGTCTCGACGCGCGGACGCGGCGGGATCGCGGGCCGGTCGATCAGCACGACCGGCAGACCCAGCTCCCGCGCGGCATCGAGCTTGGCGCGCGCGCCCTCGCCGCCTGCGTTCTTGGCCACGATCCACTGGATCTCGTGACGGCGCAGAAGCTCCAGATCCTCGGCCAGCGTGAAGGGGCCGCGGGCGACGATCGCCTCCGCCCGGGGCAAGGGCAGCGCATCGGGCGGATCGACGAGGCGCAGCAGGTAGTGATGCTGCGCCCGGCCCGCGAAGGCCGCGAGATGCAGGCGCCCGATGGCGAGGAAGACCCGCGCGGGCGCCTCGGGCAGCGCCTCGGCGGCGGCCTCGATCGAGGGGACGCGGATCCAGCGGTCCCCCGGCCCCGCCGCCCAGGGCGCGCGTTCGAGCGCCACCAGCGCCGTGCCGGTGGCGGCACAGGCCTCGACCGCGTTCCGGCTCATCTGCGCGGCGAACGGATGGGTTGCGTCGATGACATGGGTGATGCCCTCCTCCCGGATGTAGGCCGCAAGCCCCTCGGTGCCCCCGAAGCCGCCCACCCGCAGGGGCAAGGGCTGCGCCACGGGCGCGGCGGTGCGGCCCGCGTAGGAGAAGACGGCCGGCAAGCCCGCCTCGGCCAGAGCGCGCGCCATGCGGCTGGCCTCGGTCGTGCCGCCCAGAAGGAGGATGCGCATGGCTGATCCCTGGCTCTCGATCATCGGTCTCGGCGAAGATGGACCGGCGGGACTTCCGGATGCAAGCCGGGCCGCGCTGGAAGCGGCCGAGGTCGTGGTGGGCGGGCCGCGGCATCTGGCGCTGGTGGATGCCCGGGCGCGCGGGATGGAATGGCCGGTGCCCTTCGATCCCGCCCCTGTGCTGGCCCTGCGCGGACGCCCCGTCGCCGTGCTCGCCTCGGGCGATCCGTTCTGGCATGGCGCGGGCGGCAGCCTCGCCGCGGCGCTGTCGCCCGGCGAATGGCGCGCCTATCCCGCGCCCGGCGTGGTCGCGCTGGCCGCGGCCCGGCTCGGCTGGCGGCAGGAGGAGCTGCTGGCGCTGGGCCTTCACGCCGCGCCCTTCGAGCGGCTGCTGCCCGAGCTGGCCCCCGGCCGCCGCGGGGTCTGCACGCTCCGCGACGGGCCTGCCGCCGGGGCGCTGGCCGCCTTCCTTGCGGCGGAGGGCTGGGGCGAGAGCCGGCTCTGGGTGATGGAGGCTCTGGGCGGGCCGCGCGAGCGGGTGCGCGCCACCACCGCGGGCGCTTTCTCTCTGACGGATGTCGCGGCCCCGGTGACGGTGGCCTTCGAGGCCGAGGGCGGGCGGGCGCAGCCGCGCAGCGCGGGCCTCCCCGACAGCCTCTTCGCCCATGACGGGCAGATCACCAAGGCTCCGGTCCGGGCGCTGACGCTCGCGGCCCTCGCGCCGCGGCGGGGCGAGATACTGTGGGATCTGGGTGCGGGCTCTGGCTCGGTCTCGGTCGAATGGTGCCTCGCGGGCGGCCGGGCCGTTGCTGTGGAACTCCGCCCCGAGCGCGCGGCCAACATCCGCGCCAATGCCGCCCGCTTCGCCCTGCCGCTGGAGGTGGTCGAGGGGCGCGCGCTGGACAATCTGCCCGCGTTGCCCGCGCCGGATGCGATCTTCGTGGGCGGCGGCTTCGACGAGGCGCTGTTCGCGGCGCTGCCGCCCACGGCCCGGCTCGTGGTCAATGCGGTGACGCTCGAAACCGAGGCGCTGCTCGCGGCCCTTCAGGCCCGCCACGGCGGCGAGCTCCTGCGGATCGAGCTGGCGCGCGCGGCCCCGCTCGGGCGGATGCGCGGCTGGGAGGCCGCCCGGCCCGTGGTGCAATGGAGCCTCGTGCGATGATCGTGGCAGGGCTCGGCTTCCGGGAGAGCGCGACCGAGGAGGAGCTGGCCGCGGCGCTGGGCGATGAGGCGCCCGAGCTTCTCGCCACGCTCGAGGCGCGCGCGGCCCTGCCCGCCTTTCAGGCGCTGGCCCGGAGGCTCGGGCTGCCGGTGCGCGCGCTGCCCGAGGCCGCGCTCGCCGGCGTCGCCACCCCCACCCGCTCGGCGCGGATCGAAGAGCGGTTCGGCACCGGCTCGATCGCCGAGGCGGCGGCGCTGGTGGCCGCGGGCCCCGGCGCCACCTTGATGCGGACCCGCCGGATCGCCGGGCCCGTGACGATTGCCGTGGCCCGCTCGGCCGCGGATCCTGACAGAAAGGGAGCCACGGCATGACCGTGCATTTCATCGGAGCGGGCCCCGGAGCGCCCGACCTCATCACGCTGCGCGGGCGCGACCTGATCGCCGCCTCGCCGGTCTGTCTCTATGCGGGCTCGCTGGTGCCCGAGGGCGTGCTGGCCCATTGCCCGCCCGGCTGCCGCATCGTGAACACGGCGCCGCTCAGCCTCGAGGCCATCGTGGAGGAGATCGCCGCCGCCCATGCCGAGGGCAAGGACGTGGCGCGTCTCCATTCCGGCGATCTCTCGGTCTGGTCGGCGATGGGCGAGCAGCTGCGCCGGCTGCGCGCGCTGGGTATTCCCTATGACGTGACGCCGGGGGTGCCCTCCTTCGCCGCGGCCGCGGCCACGCTCGGGGCCGAGCTCACGCTGCCGGGGGTCGCGCAATCGGTGGTGCTGACCCGCACCTCGGGGCGTGCCTCTCCCATGCCCGAGGGCGAGAGTCTCGCGGCCTTCGCGGCCACGGGCGCCGTGCTGGCGATCCATCTTTCGGTTCATGTGCTGGGGCGCGTCTTGGCCGAGCTTCTGCCGCATTACGGCGCGGATTGCCCGGTGGCCGTGGTCTGGCGCGCGAGCTGGCCCGACGAGCGGGTGGTGCGCGCGACCCTGGGCAGTCTCGAGGCCGCGCTCGGGCCGGAGCTGGAGCGGACGGCGCTCATTCTCGTGGGCCGCAGTCTCGGCGCGGAGGATTTCGCCGAGAGCCGCCTCTATGCCGGCGACTACGACCGCCGCTACCGCCCCGTGGGCACCCATCCGCGCTTTCCGGAGGAGGCATGACCGGCTTCGTCTCCTTCGTCTCCTCGGGGCCGGGCGACCCCGAACTTCTCACGCTGAAGGCGGTGGACCGGCTCGGCCGCGCCGATGCGGTGCTGTTCGACGACCTTTCCTCGGGGCCGATCCTCGCCCATGCCCGTCCGGAGGCGGATCTCGTGGGCGTGGGCAAACGCGCGGGCCGCGCCTCGCCGAAGCAGGATCATGTGAGCCGGCTGCTCGTGGATTATGCCCGGACGGGCGGGCGCGTCGTGCGGCTGAAATCGGGCGATGCGGGGCTTTTCGGGCGGCTCGAGGAGGAGATCGAGGC contains:
- the cobM gene encoding precorrin-4 C(11)-methyltransferase, with product MTVHFIGAGPGAPDLITLRGRDLIAASPVCLYAGSLVPEGVLAHCPPGCRIVNTAPLSLEAIVEEIAAAHAEGKDVARLHSGDLSVWSAMGEQLRRLRALGIPYDVTPGVPSFAAAAATLGAELTLPGVAQSVVLTRTSGRASPMPEGESLAAFAATGAVLAIHLSVHVLGRVLAELLPHYGADCPVAVVWRASWPDERVVRATLGSLEAALGPELERTALILVGRSLGAEDFAESRLYAGDYDRRYRPVGTHPRFPEEA
- a CDS encoding cobalamin biosynthesis protein; this translates as MIVAGLGFRESATEEELAAALGDEAPELLATLEARAALPAFQALARRLGLPVRALPEAALAGVATPTRSARIEERFGTGSIAEAAALVAAGPGATLMRTRRIAGPVTIAVARSAADPDRKGATA
- a CDS encoding bifunctional cobalt-precorrin-7 (C(5))-methyltransferase/cobalt-precorrin-6B (C(15))-methyltransferase, coding for MADPWLSIIGLGEDGPAGLPDASRAALEAAEVVVGGPRHLALVDARARGMEWPVPFDPAPVLALRGRPVAVLASGDPFWHGAGGSLAAALSPGEWRAYPAPGVVALAAARLGWRQEELLALGLHAAPFERLLPELAPGRRGVCTLRDGPAAGALAAFLAAEGWGESRLWVMEALGGPRERVRATTAGAFSLTDVAAPVTVAFEAEGGRAQPRSAGLPDSLFAHDGQITKAPVRALTLAALAPRRGEILWDLGAGSGSVSVEWCLAGGRAVAVELRPERAANIRANAARFALPLEVVEGRALDNLPALPAPDAIFVGGGFDEALFAALPPTARLVVNAVTLETEALLAALQARHGGELLRIELARAAPLGRMRGWEAARPVVQWSLVR
- a CDS encoding cobalt-precorrin-6A reductase; amino-acid sequence: MRILLLGGTTEASRMARALAEAGLPAVFSYAGRTAAPVAQPLPLRVGGFGGTEGLAAYIREEGITHVIDATHPFAAQMSRNAVEACAATGTALVALERAPWAAGPGDRWIRVPSIEAAAEALPEAPARVFLAIGRLHLAAFAGRAQHHYLLRLVDPPDALPLPRAEAIVARGPFTLAEDLELLRRHEIQWIVAKNAGGEGARAKLDAARELGLPVVLIDRPAIPPRPRVETPEAVLGWLAHPADLGV